The genomic DNA AATATCCGTGCTGTATTTAATAAAGTGTCATGTGATGGGTCATTCAAAACCTCAACAATGATTTTTATATTCTTCTTTTTATTCAATACATTCCCCATTTTCAATTAGTACCTCCTAGATTGTTCTGTTTCAAAGAGGTACTTGCAATTTAAATACCAATTGGGACATTGAGGTATTACAAGGAGTGACTAAATCAACAGAGTTCCATCATAATGAGGAAAAAAAGAAAAGTTTCCAGCATGGTATATAACATCAAAATCCACAATTATACTGATCAGATACATCCAAAGATTCTACTTCGCAAAATGTTTGATATATGATTATCTAGAACCATCAAGAATCTAAAATGTGGTATGAGTGAATACGTTAGTAAAATTAAGCAGGGGAGTTAAGAAGATACTTGAAAAGCAAGGTGTAACAAACGTCCCGAAAAACTTTAAACTTCCGCATACTTTTCATTTCGGACAACTATAATTAAATGGTAGAAAACTTACTAATGAGAATTGGGCTAGATTAACTGACTAGAACTGTTATGAAACAACTTACGTGTAAATAATTATTACAAAAAAAGAAATAGCCAAGATCATTGGTTAATGCCCATGATCTTAGATATTTCCTTGAAGAGGTAGAATTAATTGATTACTGCTTATTATAGTTATTTATAAAAGATTACCTTCTAAACGTCTTTTTACTTACTAGACATATATTATGACTAAATATCTAATAAATTAGCTAGCTGTGAAAACCACTGGAAAACAAGGGATAAAAAATAAATCAACATCAATATGGCCAAAATTTGGACTAGTACATATAATATACCTCCAAAAGAATTATCAAAAAAAGAATATAAAAATTTTTTAAGCAACTTGGTAATTCCGAAAAATATCCACGCGTACATTATTCCAACTAAGGTACTTATAATTAATACCTCTATCGCAGCTTGAGTAATTAGTGTAGTGAATGCTGCAACCGCCGAAAACCCAAAAATAGTAAATAAACTACTAATTACACCTAACTTAGTAGAGGCCGGCACTTTCGGATCTTTTAACTCAGATATTATTTTTTTCAGAAAACCCATGGATAACATTCCTCTTTCCAACTATTTATTCATACATCTTTATTAAACTTTCGTACGTTACAGCAATTCCAAAATCATTTAGTTCATCTGCTTTATTTTTGTATAATTCTCTAATCATTAGTTCACGTTCAGTTTTGCTTGCGTGATGAATCTGCCTATGACAATTTGGACAAATAGATACAATATTTCCTGGAACATCTAGACTCCAGATAAAATCACTCTGGAACCTAATAGGAATAAGATGGTGTGCTTCTACAAAATTCTCCCCTGTTACAGCAGATTTGAAAGTTTTATGGTTTTGATCATATTCACATGAATAATTTGAATTTAGTAATGCTTCTTTAGCAATTGCAGCATCTCTTTTCCATTTACTCCGTTCACCTGTTTGTTCTTTTAAAGGTACAGGTTGGGGTACATATGGGGTATGGGTAGGAGATACTAATTGCACGTCAGATTGAAACTGAGTATCGTCGATCGCTTCAATATTAAGTAAATAATCAATAAAATGTTCCGTATTTCTACGACCCATAGTAATTTTCAGCCTGCGATAAACCCTTATCATTTTCTTCAGATCATCAAATAACTCGTCATCATCAGGAAGACTTTTTAATGAATAATACTTTCCGCATATATGTGCCGCCATATAGTTTTGGGCATTATCTGTAGTGGACCTTAAATCAATTTCGTTATTCGGAAAATCTTCTTTGGAGTAATCTAAAGAACTTCTTAATATACTTGATACTTCTTTCATTTTGCTTCTTGGCTTATTTCCTTTATATTTATTCTTTATATATGTAGTGCCTTGATTTAATGATAAGTAAA from Rossellomorea marisflavi includes the following:
- a CDS encoding MrcB family domain-containing protein: MRKAFEKVLTNYLDQISLPFKPTENEMAKYITREFPELIKHKSRSIEFLFKVQGSVGQGKWTETPWVSIMDRTITNSATKGFYIVYLFKNDMTGVYLSLNQGTTYIKNKYKGNKPRSKMKEVSSILRSSLDYSKEDFPNNEIDLRSTTDNAQNYMAAHICGKYYSLKSLPDDDELFDDLKKMIRVYRRLKITMGRRNTEHFIDYLLNIEAIDDTQFQSDVQLVSPTHTPYVPQPVPLKEQTGERSKWKRDAAIAKEALLNSNYSCEYDQNHKTFKSAVTGENFVEAHHLIPIRFQSDFIWSLDVPGNIVSICPNCHRQIHHASKTERELMIRELYKNKADELNDFGIAVTYESLIKMYE